In Sphingomonas psychrotolerans, the following proteins share a genomic window:
- a CDS encoding SPOR domain-containing protein, with product MNSRKMIKFGLSALVLGGVAVTGVATQGFTSAAFASAGANAKKAAAEAKDARKAIAKRKAEPAVQHAEAAVANDPANAEYRALLGQAYLLAGRFTSAAQALNDALTLSPQDGRVALNLALAKVAQGDWAGARTTLQAHADIIPASDRGLAFALAGDPVTAIEILGPAAREATATAKTRQNLALSLALAGRWAEAGKIASMDVSPDQLQARMIEWARFARPTNAYDQVASLLGVRAVEDGGQPVALALTQQPNVAVAAVVPVADPVDAYMPGVPQGAAQVDVEVAAAPQPEVQPEPQQVAGTGPQIVFGPRAEVVQQVPVMQTASARATPKAPVRVATAPVVAAPAVAVKARPGTYYVQLGAYESAAVARDAWARHSRRVPALRTETPQGAKFSTGGGNFYRLSVGGFARTDAVSLCSQVRASGSPCFVRVAAGDNVAAWVKGGSRTQVAAR from the coding sequence ATGAACAGCCGCAAGATGATCAAGTTCGGCCTCTCGGCACTCGTGCTGGGGGGCGTCGCGGTGACCGGCGTCGCGACGCAGGGATTCACCAGCGCCGCTTTTGCCAGCGCGGGCGCCAATGCCAAGAAAGCTGCGGCGGAAGCAAAGGACGCGCGCAAGGCGATCGCAAAGCGCAAGGCCGAGCCGGCGGTTCAGCATGCCGAAGCGGCAGTGGCCAACGATCCGGCCAATGCCGAATATCGCGCGCTGCTCGGCCAGGCTTACCTGCTGGCGGGCCGCTTCACGTCCGCGGCACAGGCGCTCAACGATGCGCTGACGCTCAGCCCGCAGGACGGGCGCGTGGCGCTCAATCTCGCGCTCGCCAAGGTTGCGCAGGGCGACTGGGCCGGCGCGCGCACGACGCTGCAGGCACATGCCGATATCATTCCCGCGAGCGATCGCGGCCTCGCTTTCGCGCTCGCCGGCGATCCGGTGACTGCGATCGAGATCCTGGGCCCCGCCGCGCGCGAAGCGACGGCGACCGCCAAGACCCGTCAGAATCTCGCGCTCAGCCTCGCTCTCGCGGGGCGCTGGGCGGAAGCGGGCAAGATCGCTTCGATGGACGTCTCTCCCGACCAGCTTCAGGCGCGGATGATCGAATGGGCGCGGTTCGCGCGGCCCACCAATGCCTATGACCAGGTCGCCTCGCTGCTGGGCGTGCGCGCCGTCGAGGATGGCGGCCAGCCGGTCGCACTCGCGCTGACGCAGCAGCCCAATGTTGCGGTGGCCGCAGTCGTTCCGGTCGCCGATCCGGTCGATGCCTATATGCCTGGCGTGCCACAGGGGGCGGCGCAGGTCGACGTCGAAGTCGCTGCCGCGCCGCAGCCGGAAGTGCAGCCTGAGCCGCAGCAGGTCGCGGGCACCGGGCCGCAAATCGTGTTCGGGCCGCGCGCTGAAGTGGTCCAGCAGGTTCCGGTGATGCAGACGGCCTCGGCCCGCGCCACGCCCAAGGCGCCGGTCCGCGTTGCCACGGCGCCTGTGGTCGCAGCTCCGGCCGTGGCAGTGAAGGCAAGGCCGGGGACTTATTATGTCCAGCTCGGCGCCTATGAGAGCGCCGCGGTGGCGCGCGACGCATGGGCGCGGCACAGCCGCCGCGTTCCCGCGCTGCGCACCGAGACTCCGCAGGGCGCCAAATTCTCGACCGGCGGGGGCAATTTCTACCGTCTGTCGGTCGGCGGCTTCGCGCGCACCGATGCCGTATCGCTTTGCAGCCAGGTCCGCGCCAGCGGCAGCCCATGCTTCGTGCGTGTGGCGGCCGGCGACAACGTCGCAGCCTGGGTCAAGGGTGGCAGTCGCACGCAGGTTGCCGCACGTTGA
- a CDS encoding dihydroorotase, whose amino-acid sequence MKTVFLGAQLVCPVRGVSNGNLLIDGEIIVATGEFEIPGDARRIDLAGKTLAPALIDLGVFSVDKAACRAGGIARVGLMPDQSPVLDDPGIIRRAALSGKPALWVHPLAAATRALEGRDLAEIAINASAGARAVATGRGRIASSGTMRKLLAYARDCGLVVVAHAEDCGLTDGAVATEGETATRHGLPAAPAIAEALAVARDLMLAEETGARLHFRQVTTAAAFELVRAAKRRGVAVTCGITPAHLLLSDIAISDFRTFARLSPPLRDESDRQAALAAIRDGTIDVIASGHDPRGPEAKRLPFTDAEPGMSGAETLLALSLGLVRDELISIDRLFGLLAANPAKILGLATGTLEPGKPADLIVLDPGAPWQIEAERMAARAGNTPFDRLPVQGKVLALYKGGTPVE is encoded by the coding sequence ATGAAGACCGTCTTCCTTGGCGCCCAGCTCGTCTGCCCGGTCCGCGGCGTCAGCAACGGCAATCTGCTGATCGACGGGGAGATCATCGTCGCGACCGGCGAGTTCGAAATTCCCGGCGACGCCCGGCGCATCGACCTCGCCGGCAAGACGCTCGCTCCCGCGCTGATCGATCTCGGGGTCTTCTCGGTCGACAAAGCCGCGTGCCGCGCCGGCGGCATCGCGCGTGTCGGGCTGATGCCCGATCAATCGCCGGTGCTCGACGATCCGGGCATCATTCGCCGCGCTGCTCTGTCGGGCAAGCCTGCGCTCTGGGTCCATCCGCTCGCCGCCGCCACCCGCGCGCTCGAAGGGCGCGACCTTGCCGAGATAGCGATCAACGCTTCGGCCGGCGCGCGCGCCGTCGCGACCGGGCGTGGCCGGATCGCGTCGTCGGGGACGATGCGCAAGCTGCTCGCTTATGCGCGCGATTGCGGGCTCGTCGTCGTCGCGCACGCCGAGGATTGCGGCCTGACCGACGGCGCAGTCGCCACCGAAGGCGAGACTGCGACGCGGCACGGCCTCCCCGCCGCTCCCGCGATCGCAGAGGCGCTGGCCGTCGCGCGCGATCTGATGCTGGCCGAGGAGACCGGCGCGCGCCTCCATTTCCGTCAGGTCACTACCGCCGCGGCATTCGAACTGGTCCGCGCCGCGAAACGCCGCGGTGTCGCAGTCACTTGCGGGATAACCCCCGCGCATCTGCTGCTCTCGGATATTGCGATAAGCGACTTCCGCACCTTTGCGCGCCTCTCGCCGCCACTGCGCGACGAAAGCGATCGTCAGGCCGCGCTGGCGGCGATCCGGGATGGGACCATCGACGTGATCGCATCGGGGCATGATCCCCGCGGCCCCGAAGCCAAGCGCCTGCCCTTTACCGATGCCGAGCCCGGCATGTCCGGCGCCGAAACGCTTCTGGCGCTATCGCTGGGGCTGGTGCGCGACGAACTGATTTCGATCGATCGGCTGTTCGGGCTGCTCGCCGCCAATCCGGCGAAAATCCTCGGCCTCGCAACCGGAACGCTCGAGCCCGGCAAGCCCGCCGACCTGATCGTCCTCGATCCGGGTGCACCGTGGCAGATCGAGGCCGAGCGCATGGCGGCACGCGCCGGCAACACGCCGTTCGATCGCCTACCGGTGCAGGGAAAGGTGCTCGCGCTCTACAAAGGCGGCACGCCGGTCGAATAA
- a CDS encoding aspartate carbamoyltransferase catalytic subunit, whose product MQASDHSPAAQLPGRAAFPHRHLTGIAGLQPHEIMFLLDESEQWVEVNRTRAKSDKRLEGLTQINAFFENSTRTLLSFEIAGKRLGADVVNMHAAQSSVKKGETLIDTAVTLNAMRADVIVIRHMSSGAVDLIAQKVDCPVLNAGDGWHEHPTQALLDALTIRRRRGSIAGQRVVICGDILHSRVARSNMLALTALAAEVRVVAPSTLMPAAIERMYVQPFTDFDAALEGADVVMMLRVQNERMAGGYIPSTREFHMRYGLTPERLARAKPDALVMHPGPMNRGVEIESSVADHPTRSAITEQVEMGVAVRMACLDVLTRAERGVEGWA is encoded by the coding sequence ATGCAAGCTTCCGATCACAGCCCCGCGGCGCAGCTTCCCGGCCGCGCCGCCTTCCCGCACCGGCATTTGACCGGGATCGCCGGGCTCCAGCCGCACGAGATCATGTTCCTGCTCGATGAGTCCGAACAATGGGTCGAGGTCAACCGCACCCGCGCCAAGAGCGACAAAAGGCTCGAAGGCCTCACCCAGATCAATGCCTTTTTCGAGAATTCGACGCGGACGTTGCTGTCGTTCGAGATCGCCGGCAAACGGCTCGGCGCGGACGTGGTCAACATGCACGCGGCGCAGTCGAGCGTGAAGAAGGGCGAGACGCTGATCGACACCGCGGTGACGCTCAACGCGATGCGTGCCGACGTGATCGTCATCCGCCATATGAGCTCGGGCGCAGTGGATCTGATCGCGCAGAAAGTCGATTGTCCGGTGCTCAACGCCGGCGACGGCTGGCACGAACATCCCACCCAGGCCCTGCTCGATGCGCTGACGATCCGGCGCCGCCGGGGCAGCATCGCCGGGCAGCGCGTGGTGATCTGCGGCGACATCCTCCACAGCCGGGTCGCGCGCTCGAACATGCTGGCACTTACTGCGCTCGCGGCGGAGGTCCGGGTCGTCGCGCCATCGACGCTGATGCCCGCCGCGATCGAGCGGATGTACGTCCAGCCCTTCACTGATTTCGACGCCGCGCTCGAGGGCGCGGACGTAGTGATGATGCTCCGCGTCCAGAACGAGCGGATGGCGGGCGGCTACATCCCCTCCACGCGCGAATTCCACATGCGCTACGGCCTCACGCCCGAGCGGCTCGCCCGCGCCAAGCCGGACGCGCTGGTGATGCACCCGGGGCCGATGAACCGCGGAGTCGAGATCGAATCCTCGGTCGCCGACCACCCGACCCGCAGCGCGATCACCGAACAGGTCGAGATGGGCGTCGCCGTCCGCATGGCCTGCCTCGACGTGCTCACCCGCGCCGAGCGCGGCGTGGAGGGCTGGGCATGA
- a CDS encoding M48 family metallopeptidase gives MSSRVRAASILVLVTLILPLAVLALGIWEQQRVPANQAENIAAREELGPLLADFEAKTRAATADRRIASDTEIRMDGRVYVGEASVGLLRDELERLDRAIFVEDIRGRLPPVVIVCAALVLAISVLMLLGSTALGWAGRQSRDALERGFSFVRRALPPLLGVQVVATALGVVAAVAFEAAPLAELENPGTRDMKLMLIAVVVMGFSLWTAGKAVFNLRHTLALFEPDPLEIDGRNVSRADAPGLWQWVDGLAQRLGALRPDQIVVGLTGGFFVTSGPKLLPDGQRFEGRTLYLPLPYLPLLRQDETEAIIGHELGHFTGGDTEYSLRFLPIYAGVNRSLAAMVLAGRGADGSDGLITRPAVELGVFVMERFDRAVMHWSRVREFAADEAGARITSPEAQARALLRTDAVERCIAETLGAAFQKPETAPPDLIAATVEQARTHGLDDPSGIEEQQPHPTDTHPPRHQRLAALGVTPGPALLAEVTTPPAEDAMARISALFAAPEQLFRDLTADFTGGARETHRAHRESLETAAGAVATEAVEVRDSTKAGGWALLVGGLIFAAMAIGIKIEESQLPSDIRSLTLIAAGIALVFLVIAVALLIRGEKPFVTLHPDRIVLDGVDRPLLWREIEQVGYQVAGGANSNGLRFSVFLNPDAPLPGRGKGARRAKINRKKHGIEIASRRLRNKMTAQAFADLIEQYRMADHARRLLAQQDAA, from the coding sequence GTGTCGAGCCGGGTTCGCGCAGCGTCCATTCTCGTTCTGGTCACTTTGATCCTCCCGCTCGCGGTGTTGGCGCTCGGGATCTGGGAGCAGCAACGCGTACCGGCGAATCAGGCCGAGAATATCGCCGCGCGCGAGGAATTGGGGCCACTGCTCGCGGATTTCGAAGCGAAGACGCGGGCGGCAACCGCTGACCGCAGAATCGCTTCCGATACCGAAATACGCATGGATGGCCGGGTCTATGTCGGCGAGGCATCCGTCGGGCTTTTGCGCGACGAACTGGAGCGGCTGGACCGGGCGATCTTCGTTGAGGACATTCGCGGGCGTCTGCCCCCTGTGGTGATTGTGTGCGCCGCGCTCGTGCTGGCGATTTCGGTCCTGATGCTGCTCGGCTCCACTGCATTGGGCTGGGCCGGGCGCCAGTCGCGCGACGCGCTGGAGCGCGGCTTCAGCTTCGTCCGTCGCGCGCTGCCGCCGCTGCTGGGGGTGCAGGTCGTGGCCACCGCCCTCGGGGTCGTCGCCGCAGTCGCGTTCGAAGCCGCGCCGCTGGCCGAACTCGAAAATCCCGGCACCCGCGACATGAAGCTGATGCTGATCGCCGTCGTCGTGATGGGCTTCTCGCTGTGGACCGCGGGCAAGGCGGTGTTCAACCTGCGCCACACGCTTGCGCTGTTCGAGCCGGATCCGCTCGAGATCGACGGACGGAATGTGTCGCGCGCCGACGCGCCGGGCTTGTGGCAATGGGTGGACGGTCTGGCCCAACGGCTCGGCGCACTGCGCCCGGACCAGATCGTCGTCGGCCTGACCGGCGGTTTCTTCGTCACTTCCGGGCCCAAATTGCTGCCGGACGGCCAGCGCTTCGAGGGGCGTACGCTCTATTTGCCGCTGCCCTATCTGCCGCTGCTCCGCCAGGACGAGACCGAGGCGATCATCGGCCACGAGCTCGGCCATTTCACTGGCGGCGACACCGAATACAGCCTGCGCTTCCTGCCGATCTATGCGGGGGTGAATCGTTCGCTCGCCGCGATGGTGCTGGCGGGCCGCGGCGCCGACGGCTCCGACGGATTGATCACCCGCCCGGCAGTCGAACTAGGCGTCTTCGTGATGGAGCGGTTCGATCGCGCAGTGATGCACTGGAGCCGGGTGCGCGAATTCGCGGCCGACGAAGCCGGCGCCCGGATCACTTCGCCCGAGGCGCAGGCGCGTGCGCTGCTGCGCACCGACGCCGTCGAGAGGTGCATTGCCGAGACGCTGGGTGCCGCATTCCAGAAGCCCGAGACCGCGCCGCCCGACCTGATCGCAGCGACCGTCGAACAAGCGCGCACGCACGGTCTCGACGATCCCTCCGGAATTGAGGAACAGCAGCCGCACCCGACCGACACCCATCCGCCGCGGCACCAGCGCCTCGCCGCGCTGGGCGTGACTCCCGGGCCGGCGCTCCTCGCCGAAGTCACCACGCCGCCGGCCGAAGATGCGATGGCGCGGATTTCTGCGCTGTTCGCCGCTCCGGAACAGCTCTTCCGCGACCTTACCGCCGATTTCACCGGCGGTGCCCGCGAGACTCATCGAGCGCATCGTGAATCGCTCGAGACCGCGGCGGGGGCGGTGGCTACGGAGGCAGTGGAGGTGCGGGACAGCACAAAGGCGGGAGGCTGGGCTCTTCTCGTCGGCGGACTGATCTTCGCCGCCATGGCGATCGGCATCAAGATCGAGGAGTCGCAATTGCCTAGCGACATCCGTTCGCTGACCCTGATCGCGGCAGGCATCGCACTGGTCTTCCTGGTCATCGCAGTCGCATTGCTGATCCGTGGCGAGAAGCCGTTCGTGACGCTCCATCCGGACAGGATCGTCCTCGACGGGGTGGATCGTCCGCTACTCTGGCGCGAAATCGAGCAGGTCGGCTATCAGGTGGCCGGCGGCGCCAACAGCAACGGGCTGCGGTTCAGTGTCTTCCTGAACCCCGACGCGCCGCTGCCTGGCCGTGGCAAGGGCGCGCGGCGCGCGAAGATCAACCGCAAGAAACACGGGATCGAGATCGCTTCCAGGCGCCTCCGCAACAAGATGACCGCACAGGCATTCGCCGACCTCATCGAGCAATATCGCATGGCCGATCACGCGCGGAGGCTGCTCGCACAGCAGGACGCGGCCTGA
- the ruvX gene encoding Holliday junction resolvase RuvX, with amino-acid sequence MITTAPAEFRVVLPAGGRLLGLDVGTKTIGTALCDAGWSFASPASLIRRTKFTKDKAALAELIAAQQVKGLVIGLPLNLDGSDSPRTQSTRAFARNLDDMGLPILLWDERWSTVAVERTLIEQDFSRARRAGMIDNMAAAHILQAAVDALVNA; translated from the coding sequence GTGATCACCACCGCCCCCGCCGAGTTCCGCGTCGTGCTGCCCGCCGGCGGACGCCTGCTCGGGCTCGATGTGGGGACGAAGACGATCGGCACCGCGTTGTGCGACGCCGGCTGGAGCTTCGCCAGCCCGGCGTCGCTGATCCGCCGGACCAAGTTCACCAAAGACAAGGCAGCGCTCGCCGAGCTGATCGCGGCGCAGCAAGTGAAGGGCCTCGTCATCGGCCTGCCGCTCAATCTCGACGGCAGCGATAGTCCGCGCACCCAGTCCACCCGCGCCTTCGCCCGCAACCTCGACGATATGGGCCTGCCGATCCTGCTGTGGGACGAGCGCTGGTCGACCGTCGCGGTGGAACGCACCCTCATCGAACAGGATTTCAGCCGCGCCCGCCGCGCCGGGATGATCGACAACATGGCCGCTGCGCATATCCTTCAGGCCGCGGTGGACGCCCTCGTCAACGCCTGA
- a CDS encoding DUF3089 domain-containing protein, with protein MARKFLYLIVVLIVLVLAGAFAYRFYAVQLMRQFMVPGGEVAALPPPDRAAYARGDMWIARPDKPGNPALWTPAGYQPAAKPAAAVFFVHPTSFLDTQTWNAPLDNQDANNRAALFLRGQASAFNSVGEIWAPRYRQATFGAFLTSKASAGKALDFAYRDVLAAFDQFVIEAGDRPILLAGHSQGALHLSRLLVDRVAGKPIAKRIVAAYVVGWPVSVSADLPKMGLPACAGADAAGCILSWQSFSEPADPALIVDTFDATTGFTGQPRAGTPMVCTNPITGKPDDSAPAEANLGTLIPDTNFQSAQLVIGRVPARCEGRGFLTIGASPPDFGQYVLPGNNYHVFDYSLFWANVRRDAERRLAAYKK; from the coding sequence TTGGCCCGGAAGTTCCTCTATCTCATCGTCGTCCTGATCGTGCTCGTGCTCGCCGGGGCCTTTGCCTATCGCTTCTATGCCGTGCAGCTGATGCGCCAGTTCATGGTGCCCGGCGGCGAAGTGGCGGCGCTGCCCCCGCCCGATCGCGCCGCTTATGCCCGCGGCGACATGTGGATCGCGCGCCCCGACAAACCCGGCAACCCTGCATTGTGGACTCCGGCCGGCTATCAGCCCGCGGCAAAGCCCGCGGCAGCGGTGTTCTTCGTCCATCCCACCTCGTTCCTCGACACGCAGACGTGGAATGCACCGCTCGACAATCAGGATGCCAACAACCGCGCCGCCTTGTTCCTGCGCGGTCAGGCGAGCGCATTCAATTCGGTCGGCGAAATCTGGGCGCCCCGCTATCGCCAGGCGACCTTCGGCGCCTTCCTCACCAGCAAGGCGAGCGCCGGGAAGGCACTCGATTTCGCCTATCGCGACGTGCTCGCTGCCTTCGACCAGTTCGTGATCGAGGCGGGCGACCGCCCGATCCTCCTCGCCGGCCACAGCCAGGGCGCGCTCCATCTCTCGCGGCTGCTCGTCGATCGGGTCGCCGGAAAGCCGATCGCGAAGCGCATCGTCGCTGCTTATGTCGTCGGCTGGCCGGTCTCGGTTTCGGCCGATCTCCCGAAAATGGGGCTCCCCGCCTGCGCGGGTGCCGATGCGGCAGGGTGCATCCTGTCATGGCAGAGCTTCTCCGAGCCCGCCGATCCGGCGCTGATCGTCGACACCTTCGACGCGACCACCGGCTTCACCGGCCAGCCGCGCGCGGGGACGCCGATGGTCTGCACCAACCCGATCACCGGCAAGCCCGACGATTCGGCGCCGGCGGAGGCCAATCTCGGCACGCTGATCCCGGACACCAACTTCCAGTCCGCGCAGCTGGTGATCGGCCGCGTCCCGGCGCGTTGCGAAGGCCGCGGCTTTCTGACGATCGGCGCTAGTCCGCCCGATTTCGGCCAGTATGTCCTGCCGGGCAACAATTATCACGTGTTCGACTACAGCCTGTTCTGGGCGAATGTGCGCCGTGACGCCGAGCGCCGGCTGGCGGCGTACAAGAAGTGA